Proteins found in one Halobaculum sp. MBLA0147 genomic segment:
- a CDS encoding hydantoinase B/oxoprolinase family protein, translated as MNADLVRTAHSPNVTERRDCSTALFDADGKMVAQAETMPVHLGAMPFSVAAAVEAFPPESLRPGDSILLNDPYRGGAHLPDLTLVTPVFDRDGESVVAFAANRAHHADVGGGTAGSVGATATEIYQEGLRIPPVKFERGRGHEGDGDEHVGDTGSESVSDDDSEWTADDDDGPCVANEVNEDVLSLILANVRTPSERRGDLRAQTAANATGRRRVHDLLAEHGETLTIAFEALKDYSERRMRDAIADLPDGTYEFADAVEGDGHGNGPLPIRVTVEIDGTDVRVDFAGTADQTPGPVNAVRAVTASATYYAVRCVTDPEIPPNHGCYRPVEIETPDGSLVDPEPPAAVVGGNLETSQRVTDVVFGALAQAAPESVPAAGQGTMNNVTFGGTDPRETVPGDDQYAFYETEAGGFGAHASGDGLDAVHVHMSNTLNTPVEVLETAYPLRVERYALRPDTGGAGEFRGGLGLRRDVRVRDHTARFSVLADRQASRPYGLAGGEPGASGAVALVDDDGAITERLDPKQTRDLPAGSVVSVRTPGGGGFGDPADRDVARIVRDLRLGKLSVEHAREAYGIDPDDVVGTVVDESEDRGDGTEADEDEANEGRSDHAEGSASDE; from the coding sequence ATGAACGCGGACCTCGTGCGGACGGCCCACTCCCCGAACGTCACCGAGCGGCGGGACTGTTCGACGGCACTGTTCGACGCCGACGGGAAGATGGTGGCACAGGCGGAGACGATGCCGGTCCATCTCGGCGCGATGCCGTTCTCCGTGGCCGCAGCCGTGGAGGCGTTCCCGCCCGAATCGCTACGACCGGGCGACTCGATCCTGCTGAACGACCCGTACCGGGGCGGCGCACACCTCCCAGACCTCACACTGGTGACACCGGTGTTCGACCGCGACGGCGAGTCGGTGGTCGCGTTCGCGGCCAATCGCGCTCACCACGCCGACGTGGGCGGCGGGACCGCCGGCAGCGTCGGCGCGACGGCGACGGAGATCTACCAGGAGGGGCTGCGGATCCCGCCGGTGAAGTTCGAACGCGGACGGGGTCACGAGGGAGACGGCGACGAACACGTCGGAGACACCGGTTCCGAGTCGGTGTCGGACGACGACAGCGAGTGGACTGCGGACGACGACGACGGCCCGTGCGTGGCGAACGAGGTGAACGAGGACGTGTTGTCGCTGATCCTCGCGAACGTGCGGACGCCCTCGGAACGGCGCGGCGACCTGCGCGCACAGACCGCGGCGAACGCGACCGGGCGACGGCGGGTCCACGACCTGCTCGCGGAGCACGGGGAGACACTCACGATCGCCTTCGAGGCGCTGAAAGACTACTCCGAGCGGCGGATGCGCGACGCGATCGCGGACCTCCCGGACGGCACCTACGAGTTCGCGGACGCGGTCGAGGGTGACGGCCACGGGAACGGTCCGCTCCCGATCCGCGTGACCGTCGAGATCGACGGGACGGACGTGCGGGTGGACTTCGCCGGGACCGCCGACCAGACGCCGGGGCCGGTCAACGCCGTCCGAGCGGTGACGGCGTCGGCGACGTACTACGCGGTGCGGTGTGTGACGGACCCGGAGATCCCTCCGAACCACGGCTGTTACCGCCCGGTCGAGATCGAGACACCCGACGGGAGTCTCGTCGACCCGGAGCCGCCGGCGGCGGTCGTCGGCGGGAACTTGGAGACCTCCCAGCGCGTGACGGACGTGGTGTTCGGCGCGTTGGCGCAGGCGGCCCCGGAGTCGGTGCCGGCGGCGGGACAGGGGACGATGAACAACGTCACCTTCGGCGGGACGGACCCGCGCGAGACGGTGCCGGGCGACGACCAGTACGCCTTCTACGAGACGGAGGCGGGTGGATTCGGAGCCCACGCGTCGGGTGACGGGCTCGATGCGGTCCACGTCCACATGTCGAACACGCTGAACACGCCGGTGGAGGTGTTGGAGACGGCGTACCCGCTGCGGGTCGAACGGTACGCGCTGCGGCCCGACACCGGCGGCGCCGGGGAGTTCCGCGGTGGGTTGGGACTCCGGCGCGACGTGCGTGTCCGGGACCACACGGCGCGGTTCAGTGTGCTCGCGGACAGACAGGCGTCGCGGCCGTACGGACTCGCCGGTGGAGAGCCGGGCGCGTCCGGTGCGGTCGCGCTGGTGGACGACGACGGAGCGATCACGGAACGACTCGATCCGAAACAGACCCGGGATCTGCCGGCGGGGAGCGTCGTCAGCGTGCGAACGCCGGGCGGCGGCGGGTTCGGCGATCCCGCGGATCGGGACGTGGCGCGGATCGTCCGGGACCTCCGACTGGGGAAACTGTCGGTCGAGCACGCACGGGAGGCCTACGGGATCGACCCGGACGACGTGGTGGGGACGGTCGTAGACGAGAGCGAGGACAGAGGCGACGGGACCGAAGCCGACGAGGACGAAGCGAACGAGGGCCGGTCCGATCACGCCGAGGGGTCGGCGAGCGACGAGTGA
- a CDS encoding bacteriorhodopsin has product MSLAALQILSERPESIWLGIGFVAMLLGTFYFIAKGWGVTDPEQQEFYILTIMVPAIAAASYLSMFLGFGVTEVEVGGRVLDIYWARYADWLFTTPLLLLDLALLANADRNTIYALVLTDAFMIVTGLVGALENNAFIFRYVWWTVSTISFVFLLYMLFGALTSRVEDFDEDTKTTFIQLRNIVLVLWVFYPIVWIVGTEGAGIVPLFTETLLYMVLDVTAKVGFGFILLRSRAIVGDSSAPTPSAEGEAAD; this is encoded by the coding sequence ATGTCGCTAGCTGCGTTGCAGATCCTGAGCGAACGGCCAGAGTCGATCTGGCTCGGTATCGGATTCGTAGCCATGCTCCTCGGCACCTTCTACTTCATCGCGAAGGGCTGGGGAGTCACAGACCCGGAACAGCAGGAGTTCTACATCCTGACCATCATGGTGCCGGCCATCGCCGCCGCCTCCTACCTGTCGATGTTCCTCGGCTTCGGTGTCACCGAAGTCGAAGTCGGTGGGAGAGTGCTCGACATCTACTGGGCACGGTACGCGGACTGGCTGTTCACCACGCCGTTGCTGCTGCTGGACCTGGCGCTGCTCGCCAACGCCGACCGTAACACGATCTACGCGCTCGTCCTGACGGACGCGTTCATGATCGTCACCGGCCTCGTGGGTGCGCTCGAGAACAACGCCTTCATCTTCCGGTACGTCTGGTGGACCGTGAGTACGATCTCGTTCGTCTTCCTCCTGTACATGCTGTTCGGGGCACTCACGTCCCGTGTGGAGGACTTCGACGAGGACACGAAGACCACGTTCATCCAACTCCGGAACATCGTCCTGGTCCTGTGGGTGTTCTACCCGATCGTGTGGATCGTCGGGACCGAGGGCGCAGGGATCGTCCCGCTGTTCACGGAGACGCTCCTGTACATGGTGCTCGACGTGACCGCGAAGGTCGGGTTCGGGTTCATCCTGCTGCGCAGCCGCGCGATCGTCGGCGACTCCTCGGCTCCGACGCCGTCCGCCGAGGGCGAGGCCGCCGACTGA
- a CDS encoding enoyl-CoA hydratase/isomerase family protein has protein sequence MIRTSDPAPGVRRVCLDRPDARNAVRPADLDALARAVTAATTPVVVVTGAGSAFCAGADLGVVRDLADPAAFAAHGQRVARTIETAEPVVIAGVDGPARGGGVELALACDLRVATPDASFAESGIDHGLFGAWGGTHRLPAIVGPSLAADMLLSGRVVDAETAREAGLVSRVVEEPLAVARELAERPHDAVRRVRGLVGDDGSTRISQGVARSERAERAAFAELHAAHVAETGPEPDRDSNDHVSSSR, from the coding sequence GTGATCCGGACGAGCGACCCCGCACCCGGCGTCCGTCGGGTGTGTCTCGATCGCCCCGACGCCCGCAACGCCGTCCGCCCCGCCGACCTCGACGCACTCGCGAGAGCCGTCACCGCGGCCACCACACCCGTGGTCGTGGTGACCGGCGCCGGGTCCGCGTTCTGTGCCGGGGCCGACCTCGGCGTGGTTCGAGACCTCGCGGACCCGGCCGCGTTCGCCGCACACGGGCAGCGAGTGGCACGCACTATCGAGACGGCGGAGCCCGTCGTGATCGCCGGTGTCGACGGGCCAGCACGCGGCGGCGGCGTCGAGTTGGCACTCGCCTGTGACCTCCGCGTGGCGACCCCGGACGCGAGCTTCGCCGAGTCCGGCATCGACCACGGACTGTTCGGCGCGTGGGGCGGGACACACCGGCTCCCGGCGATCGTCGGCCCCTCGCTCGCGGCCGACATGCTCCTCTCCGGACGCGTCGTCGACGCCGAGACCGCACGCGAGGCGGGACTCGTCTCGCGTGTCGTCGAGGAGCCGCTGGCCGTCGCTCGGGAGCTCGCGGAGCGACCACACGACGCCGTGCGACGTGTCCGTGGGCTCGTCGGCGACGACGGATCGACCCGGATCTCGCAGGGCGTCGCCCGCAGCGAGCGCGCCGAGCGGGCGGCGTTCGCCGAACTCCACGCGGCACACGTCGCAGAGACCGGTCCCGAGCCCGACCGCGACTCGAACGACCACGTGTCGTCGTCTCGGTGA
- a CDS encoding hydantoinase/oxoprolinase family protein, producing the protein MSRDVRVGADVGGTFTDLVTVADGTVTVEKVPSTPGAPADGVVDGLAASAADPAAIGFLGHGTTVATNAVLEGEWADTALVTTEGFADALEIGRQTRPDIYDFRATRPDPVVPRDRRHGVPERLDERGGVVEPLDEDAVRTLGRELAAEPVESVAVATLFAFENPTHERRIAELLRDAGVEAPISLSSTVLPEIREYERTLATALNAGLVPVFDEYVGSLAAETTAMGIEAPLRIMGSNGGLMAVDAARERPVETLLSGPAAGVRAAAYVAARAGSGADEAPNPTGGTGTATPADGPGSAGYDDVLTMDVGGTSCDVSVVTDGEPAVSTETTVGDYPVAVPTVDVHTVGAGGGSIAHVDAGGALRVGPQSAGADPGPVCYGRGGTEPTVTDAHLLLGRLDPEAFVADALDADAADVRAAFEPLADELGQSVRETAAGVIEVANAATERALRVVSVERGHDPREFALVAYGGAGPLHAAALADRLDVPEVIVPRAAGVLSALGLLVSDVTYDYASSTVRPWADVSLATLRETFAGFEAEGREELAAAGHDDDAVEIERAADLRYVGQSFELRVPVPDPAGFDDATSYRETVAERFHTAHRRRYGHAEPSEPVELVTLRLRARGVVEPPALAVGDDGEAGGADGAEADGANGGGDDGGATAADAVRTTRGVVFDGTERDTPVYDRERLVPGVAFDGPAVVEGPESTIVVHPEQRARVDDHANVIVAVDGGDDS; encoded by the coding sequence GTGTCACGAGACGTACGCGTCGGTGCGGACGTCGGGGGGACGTTCACCGACCTCGTGACGGTCGCGGACGGGACCGTCACGGTCGAGAAAGTACCGTCGACCCCGGGCGCGCCGGCGGACGGAGTCGTCGACGGCCTCGCGGCCAGTGCCGCCGACCCGGCGGCGATCGGGTTCCTCGGCCACGGCACCACCGTCGCCACCAACGCCGTCTTGGAGGGCGAGTGGGCCGACACCGCGCTGGTGACGACCGAGGGGTTCGCGGACGCACTGGAGATCGGGCGCCAGACCCGCCCGGACATCTACGACTTCCGAGCGACGCGGCCGGACCCAGTCGTCCCACGCGACCGACGCCACGGCGTCCCGGAGCGACTCGACGAGCGCGGCGGGGTGGTCGAGCCGTTGGACGAGGACGCGGTCCGTACACTCGGGCGAGAACTCGCCGCCGAACCCGTCGAGAGTGTCGCCGTCGCGACGCTGTTCGCGTTCGAGAACCCGACCCACGAGCGACGGATCGCGGAGCTGTTGCGGGACGCGGGCGTCGAGGCGCCGATCTCGTTGTCCTCGACCGTCCTGCCGGAGATCCGCGAGTACGAGCGGACGCTGGCGACGGCGCTGAACGCCGGTCTCGTCCCGGTGTTCGACGAGTACGTGGGGAGTCTGGCGGCGGAGACGACCGCGATGGGTATCGAGGCCCCGCTGCGGATCATGGGGTCGAACGGCGGACTGATGGCCGTCGACGCCGCACGCGAGCGGCCGGTCGAGACGCTGCTGTCTGGGCCCGCCGCGGGTGTCCGCGCGGCGGCGTACGTCGCCGCCCGTGCCGGCAGTGGGGCGGACGAAGCTCCCAACCCCACGGGCGGAACCGGTACCGCCACCCCCGCAGACGGCCCCGGTTCTGCCGGCTACGACGACGTACTCACGATGGACGTGGGCGGCACCTCCTGTGACGTGTCGGTCGTCACGGACGGGGAGCCGGCGGTGTCGACGGAGACGACCGTCGGCGACTACCCGGTCGCGGTGCCGACCGTCGACGTTCACACCGTCGGGGCCGGCGGCGGCTCGATCGCACACGTCGACGCCGGCGGGGCGCTGCGCGTCGGGCCACAGTCGGCCGGCGCCGATCCGGGGCCGGTGTGTTACGGCCGCGGCGGCACCGAGCCGACGGTGACGGACGCCCACCTCCTGTTGGGGCGACTCGACCCGGAAGCGTTCGTCGCGGACGCGCTCGACGCCGACGCCGCGGACGTGCGGGCAGCCTTCGAGCCGCTGGCCGACGAGCTGGGCCAGAGTGTCCGCGAGACCGCCGCGGGTGTGATCGAGGTGGCGAACGCGGCGACCGAGCGGGCGCTGCGGGTCGTCTCCGTCGAGCGGGGCCACGACCCACGCGAGTTCGCGCTGGTGGCGTACGGCGGCGCGGGGCCACTCCACGCCGCGGCGTTGGCGGACCGTCTCGACGTGCCGGAGGTGATCGTGCCGCGAGCGGCGGGCGTGTTGTCCGCGCTGGGACTACTCGTCTCCGACGTGACGTACGACTACGCGAGTTCGACCGTGCGGCCGTGGGCGGACGTGTCGCTGGCGACGCTCCGGGAGACGTTCGCGGGGTTCGAGGCGGAGGGACGCGAGGAGTTGGCCGCCGCGGGCCACGACGACGACGCCGTCGAGATCGAGCGGGCGGCGGACCTGCGGTACGTCGGGCAGTCGTTCGAGTTGCGCGTGCCGGTGCCGGACCCGGCGGGGTTCGACGACGCCACGAGCTACCGCGAGACGGTCGCGGAGCGGTTCCACACGGCCCACCGGCGGCGGTACGGCCACGCGGAGCCGTCGGAACCGGTCGAGTTGGTGACGCTGCGACTCCGGGCGCGGGGTGTCGTCGAGCCCCCGGCGCTCGCGGTCGGGGACGACGGCGAGGCGGGTGGCGCCGACGGCGCCGAGGCCGACGGGGCGAACGGTGGCGGGGACGACGGAGGCGCGACGGCTGCGGACGCCGTCCGGACGACCCGAGGTGTGGTGTTCGACGGGACGGAGCGAGACACGCCAGTGTACGACCGCGAGCGACTGGTGCCCGGTGTCGCCTTCGACGGGCCGGCGGTCGTCGAAGGACCGGAGAGCACGATCGTCGTCCACCCCGAGCAACGGGCGCGCGTCGACGACCACGCGAACGTGATCGTCGCGGTCGACGGAGGTGACGACTCGTGA
- the arcS gene encoding archaeosine synthase subunit alpha, translating to MTDHFEVHDRDGAARLGELRLGAGTTTPALVADADADPGHPDEAAVLRDAGSLWTEHREVPAGDDDVLTLLPHRAFPSGTREEVIDSFAPDYPEIDGPSAAVVTSDAPDAGGAAEAPVDAYVLSDAQGVVGHASAFVDAVIRTRGTVPPDTAVYLAGVATPRNVAALVYAGVDLVDATAARVAGSRGRYLTTDDERFLEDLDELPCACPACRGPRAEFDRRDCERHNVNALAAELRRVRRRIREGRLRDYLEGQSRHEQWVTATMRELDQEYAYLERRTPVVRENEVTAATDDTLRRVEIQRFAERVTGRYRCRFDQPLVLVPCSASKPYSESQSHAQFHDAIQYRGHTVSMTSPIGVVPQELELTYPAQHYDTVVTGEWTETEKTFVADVLRAYLDRTDYPRVIAHVPPEGYRDICERVAAEVDVPFEFTVEDHPTTTESIGNLMRTLDGEEKYRKRERQHNTIRAIADYQFGDGAGDALFEEFTTTSRYPKLQVRDDDGEQLATMVPNYGVLSFTLAGARRWGDGDAPTKRVEIDDFVPSGSVLAPGVVDADDDVRVGDEVIVEGPSAFAVGRAQMFGREMRDSTRGVAVKVRHSEEI from the coding sequence ATGACCGACCACTTCGAGGTCCACGACCGGGACGGGGCGGCCCGGCTGGGCGAACTCCGACTCGGCGCCGGGACGACGACGCCGGCTCTCGTCGCGGACGCCGACGCCGACCCCGGCCACCCGGACGAGGCCGCCGTCCTACGCGACGCCGGCAGTCTCTGGACGGAGCACCGCGAGGTGCCCGCGGGGGACGACGACGTACTCACACTGTTGCCACACCGCGCGTTCCCGTCCGGGACGCGCGAGGAGGTGATCGACTCGTTCGCACCCGACTACCCCGAGATCGACGGCCCGTCCGCGGCGGTCGTCACGAGCGACGCCCCCGACGCCGGCGGCGCCGCCGAGGCGCCCGTCGACGCCTACGTGCTCTCGGACGCACAAGGGGTGGTGGGCCACGCGAGCGCCTTCGTCGACGCCGTGATCCGCACCCGCGGGACGGTGCCACCGGACACCGCCGTCTACCTCGCCGGGGTCGCCACGCCGCGCAACGTCGCCGCCCTCGTCTACGCCGGCGTCGACCTCGTCGACGCGACGGCCGCCCGCGTCGCCGGCTCGCGCGGTCGGTACCTCACGACGGACGACGAGCGATTCCTCGAGGACCTCGACGAGTTGCCCTGTGCGTGTCCGGCCTGTCGCGGCCCGCGGGCGGAGTTCGACCGCCGCGACTGTGAACGCCACAACGTGAACGCGCTGGCGGCGGAACTGCGCCGCGTTCGACGGCGGATCCGCGAGGGGCGACTCCGGGACTACCTGGAGGGGCAGAGTCGCCACGAGCAGTGGGTGACGGCGACGATGCGGGAACTCGACCAGGAGTACGCCTACCTGGAGCGGCGGACGCCGGTCGTCCGCGAGAACGAGGTGACGGCGGCGACGGACGACACGCTGCGGCGCGTCGAGATCCAGCGGTTCGCCGAGCGCGTCACCGGGCGGTACCGGTGTCGGTTCGACCAGCCGCTCGTGTTGGTGCCGTGTTCCGCGAGCAAGCCGTACTCGGAGTCGCAGTCACACGCGCAGTTCCACGACGCGATCCAGTACCGTGGACACACCGTCTCGATGACCTCCCCCATCGGCGTCGTCCCGCAGGAGTTGGAGCTGACGTACCCCGCACAACACTACGACACGGTCGTCACCGGCGAGTGGACGGAGACGGAGAAGACGTTCGTCGCGGACGTGCTCCGGGCGTACCTCGACCGCACCGACTACCCTCGCGTGATCGCCCACGTCCCGCCGGAGGGGTACCGCGACATCTGCGAGCGCGTCGCCGCCGAGGTAGACGTGCCCTTCGAGTTCACGGTCGAGGACCACCCGACGACGACGGAGTCCATCGGCAACCTCATGCGGACGCTCGACGGGGAAGAGAAGTACCGCAAGCGCGAGCGCCAGCACAACACGATCCGTGCCATCGCGGACTACCAGTTCGGCGACGGCGCGGGCGACGCGCTGTTCGAGGAGTTCACGACGACGAGTCGCTACCCGAAACTCCAGGTGCGTGACGACGACGGCGAGCAGTTGGCGACGATGGTGCCCAACTACGGCGTGTTGTCGTTCACCCTCGCCGGGGCTCGCCGGTGGGGCGACGGTGACGCGCCGACGAAACGCGTGGAGATCGACGACTTCGTCCCGAGCGGGAGCGTGCTCGCGCCGGGCGTCGTGGACGCGGACGACGACGTGCGCGTCGGCGACGAGGTGATCGTCGAGGGGCCCAGCGCCTTCGCCGTCGGCCGCGCGCAGATGTTCGGCCGCGAGATGCGCGACTCCACGCGTGGCGTCGCGGTGAAAGTACGTCACTCCGAGGAGATCTGA
- a CDS encoding AAA family ATPase, translated as MTDHTATVVGVATDDERIVRLPAGDAGDAGLADGDPVVVRGDRETAARVRIDGELAARSALPAERVADDAGLGVGDTASVRAVTPATATTVRFAPVPDLSIRGGEDAARRAAVETPLTTGDRIGVSLFRGALDVPVRVTDTDPDTVVFVDDDTEIELVAGPASAVTADYSVPHVPDRDVGGYESVRETLAGRIVRPLTGSDAYEAAGRRPPNGLTLVGPSGVGKTHLLRHAAYTADATLIAPEPGALASGSDLGATLEDLRRAAERSPRAVVHLDDLDALGGSGGADRSRVARLAEFVDTLRETDGVVVVGEADAAEAVPSELRRGDRLARTVEVAPPDREDRAAVLDAVTTGVRLAEDADPAAVGARAFGYTAADLLTLVDQALESAVERAAATTPSGETPSPVVAARDLETALSETEPSSLRGAAVERPDVTFDDVGGLAGAKRELTRSVEWPLRHPEAFSRLGIDAPNGVLLYGPPGTGKTLLARAVAATTDANFLPVNGPELLDKYVGESERAVRELFERARANAPAVLFFDEIDALAPSRATSSESAAPERVVSQLLTELDGLVPRGGITVIAATNRPDRLDAALLRPGRIDRLVEVPIPDEAARRAIFEVHTRDRPVGDVDYDRLAAATEGYTGSDVEAVVREASLLALEDVLDAAPGAADAADPRELDGVVVRADHFDRALTRVAPSVDEETLANYESVVEGIAGRARGDD; from the coding sequence GTGACCGACCACACCGCGACCGTCGTCGGCGTCGCGACGGACGACGAGCGGATCGTCCGACTGCCGGCGGGTGACGCCGGCGACGCGGGACTGGCGGACGGCGACCCCGTCGTCGTGCGGGGCGACCGCGAGACGGCGGCACGGGTCCGTATCGACGGGGAGCTGGCGGCACGGAGCGCACTGCCTGCAGAGCGAGTCGCGGACGACGCCGGACTCGGCGTCGGCGACACCGCGAGTGTGCGCGCCGTGACGCCGGCGACGGCGACGACGGTGCGGTTCGCACCCGTGCCAGACCTGTCGATCCGCGGTGGGGAGGACGCCGCGCGGCGTGCGGCCGTCGAGACGCCGTTGACGACCGGCGATCGGATCGGCGTCTCGCTGTTCCGCGGGGCCCTGGACGTGCCGGTCCGGGTGACCGACACCGATCCCGACACCGTCGTGTTCGTCGACGACGACACGGAGATCGAACTCGTCGCCGGGCCGGCGTCGGCCGTCACCGCGGACTACAGCGTCCCGCACGTCCCCGACCGCGACGTGGGCGGGTACGAGAGCGTCCGCGAGACGCTGGCGGGGCGGATCGTGCGGCCGCTGACCGGCAGTGACGCCTACGAGGCCGCCGGGCGGCGCCCGCCGAACGGGCTGACGCTGGTCGGGCCCAGCGGCGTCGGGAAGACACACTTGCTCCGGCACGCCGCGTACACGGCGGACGCGACGCTGATCGCACCCGAGCCCGGTGCGCTGGCGAGCGGGAGCGATCTGGGAGCGACGCTGGAGGACCTCCGGCGCGCGGCCGAGCGGTCACCGCGCGCGGTGGTCCACCTCGACGACCTCGACGCGTTGGGTGGGAGCGGCGGCGCCGACCGGAGTCGCGTCGCGCGACTCGCCGAGTTCGTCGACACGCTCCGCGAGACGGACGGCGTCGTCGTGGTCGGCGAGGCCGACGCGGCCGAGGCGGTGCCGAGCGAACTCCGCCGCGGCGACCGACTGGCCCGGACCGTCGAGGTGGCACCGCCGGACCGCGAGGACCGCGCGGCGGTCTTGGACGCCGTCACTACCGGCGTTCGGCTGGCCGAGGACGCCGATCCGGCCGCCGTGGGGGCGCGAGCCTTCGGGTACACCGCCGCCGACCTCCTGACGCTGGTCGACCAGGCGTTGGAGTCGGCCGTCGAACGGGCGGCCGCGACCACACCGAGCGGCGAGACGCCGTCGCCGGTGGTCGCCGCTCGGGACCTCGAGACGGCACTGTCGGAGACGGAGCCGAGTTCGCTGCGCGGCGCGGCGGTCGAGCGCCCGGACGTGACGTTCGACGACGTGGGCGGGCTCGCCGGAGCCAAGCGGGAGTTGACCCGCTCGGTGGAGTGGCCGCTGCGCCACCCGGAGGCGTTCTCCCGGCTCGGGATCGACGCCCCCAACGGGGTGTTGTTGTACGGTCCGCCGGGGACCGGGAAGACGCTGCTCGCGCGCGCCGTCGCCGCGACGACGGACGCCAACTTCCTCCCGGTGAACGGGCCGGAGTTGCTCGACAAGTACGTCGGCGAGAGCGAACGGGCGGTCCGCGAGCTGTTCGAACGGGCCAGAGCGAACGCCCCCGCGGTGTTGTTCTTCGACGAGATCGACGCGCTCGCCCCGTCACGGGCGACCAGTTCGGAGTCCGCCGCGCCGGAACGCGTCGTCTCACAACTGTTGACGGAACTGGACGGACTCGTCCCGCGCGGCGGGATCACGGTGATCGCGGCGACGAACCGACCGGACCGCCTCGACGCGGCACTGCTGCGGCCCGGTCGGATCGACCGGTTGGTCGAGGTACCGATCCCGGACGAGGCGGCGCGTCGTGCGATCTTCGAGGTCCACACTCGCGACCGGCCGGTGGGTGACGTGGACTACGACCGACTGGCCGCGGCGACGGAGGGGTACACAGGGAGCGACGTGGAGGCGGTCGTCCGCGAGGCGTCGCTGCTGGCGCTGGAGGACGTGTTGGACGCCGCGCCCGGTGCCGCGGACGCGGCCGACCCACGAGAGTTAGACGGCGTCGTCGTCCGTGCCGACCACTTCGACCGCGCGTTGACCCGCGTCGCCCCGTCGGTCGACGAGGAGACGCTGGCGAACTACGAGTCCGTCGTCGAGGGGATCGCCGGACGGGCTCGCGGCGACGACTGA
- a CDS encoding helix-turn-helix domain-containing protein has product MAEEDEEIIQVLGNKYNPEILDATGEPKSAQELSDELEVPIATCYRRINELEETDLLELHDRPLSDEHRRIKVYRRCVDSIEVTFRDGLDVELEERSEVQNKLDQVWRTMTEG; this is encoded by the coding sequence ATGGCCGAGGAAGACGAGGAGATCATCCAGGTGCTGGGGAACAAGTACAACCCGGAGATTCTGGACGCCACCGGGGAACCGAAGTCGGCACAGGAACTGTCGGACGAACTGGAAGTTCCGATCGCCACCTGTTACCGACGGATCAACGAACTCGAGGAGACGGATCTCCTCGAACTCCACGACCGGCCGTTGTCGGACGAACACCGGCGGATCAAGGTGTACCGGCGGTGTGTCGACTCGATCGAGGTGACGTTCAGAGACGGACTCGACGTCGAACTCGAGGAGCGATCCGAGGTTCAGAACAAACTGGACCAGGTGTGGCGGACGATGACCGAAGGGTGA
- a CDS encoding LURP-one-related/scramblase family protein, whose product MTDEYDIAGLALTDDRYTVVQSLVRNKYRAEDAAGNVVLRGKQKMFKLREEFPFVDGDGEDVFTVEAGGIVDVAGNYVLTDAQTGREVVVLDNDFSILRDVWTIRDPETGAELAGIASRGAVTTLARNVVPFGELIPHKYEITAPDGSHVGRIDGQFSVRDTYEIEIDDASGVPKEAVVAAAMVIDAIQGN is encoded by the coding sequence GTGACCGACGAGTACGACATCGCGGGGCTCGCCCTCACCGACGACCGCTACACCGTCGTCCAGTCACTGGTTCGCAACAAGTACCGCGCGGAGGACGCCGCCGGGAACGTGGTGCTCCGGGGGAAACAGAAGATGTTCAAACTCCGCGAGGAGTTCCCGTTCGTCGACGGCGACGGCGAGGACGTGTTCACCGTCGAGGCGGGTGGGATCGTGGACGTGGCCGGCAACTACGTGCTCACGGACGCCCAGACCGGCCGCGAGGTGGTCGTGTTGGACAACGACTTCTCGATCCTCAGAGACGTGTGGACGATCCGCGACCCCGAGACCGGTGCCGAACTGGCGGGGATCGCCTCCCGCGGTGCCGTGACGACGCTCGCGCGCAACGTCGTCCCGTTCGGCGAGTTGATCCCGCACAAGTACGAGATCACCGCGCCGGACGGGAGTCACGTCGGCCGGATCGACGGGCAGTTCTCCGTGCGTGACACCTACGAGATCGAGATCGACGACGCGAGCGGCGTCCCGAAGGAGGCCGTCGTCGCCGCCGCGATGGTGATCGACGCGATCCAGGGGAACTGA